The following coding sequences lie in one Candidatus Eisenbacteria bacterium genomic window:
- a CDS encoding GNAT family N-acetyltransferase, with translation MTDGNRKDIRFREEPRPADIDEVRTIVSSTGFFSDDEIGVAAELVETRLRDGEASGYLFLFAEREGKVLGYGCYGEIPCTRGSWDLYWIAVREEARGLGLGTEILLRVEEIVRRAGGRHLYAETAGKERYASTRAFYERRGYEAAAVLDDFYAPGDAKFLYRKILAPSSP, from the coding sequence ATGACGGACGGGAACCGCAAGGACATTCGATTCCGTGAAGAGCCGCGCCCGGCGGATATCGATGAGGTACGAACCATCGTCTCCTCCACCGGTTTTTTCTCGGACGACGAAATCGGCGTGGCCGCGGAATTGGTCGAGACCCGGCTCCGGGACGGCGAGGCGAGCGGCTATCTCTTTCTCTTCGCCGAGCGAGAGGGGAAAGTCCTCGGCTACGGTTGCTACGGCGAGATCCCCTGCACCAGGGGAAGCTGGGATCTCTACTGGATCGCCGTTCGGGAGGAGGCACGGGGCCTCGGCCTCGGAACGGAGATTCTCCTCCGCGTCGAGGAGATCGTGCGCCGGGCGGGTGGACGCCACCTCTACGCGGAGACGGCCGGCAAGGAGCGGTACGCCTCCACGCGCGCCTTCTACGAACGGCGCGGGTACGAAGCCGCGGCGGTTCTCGACGATTTCTACGCCCCCGGCGACGCCAAGTTCCTCTATCGGAAGATCCTCGCCCCCTCCTCCCCGTAA
- a CDS encoding D-alanine--D-alanine ligase → MRIVVLHTEVLPGARPDEAGIVNDAIEVAAALDKAGHDTRRASLRHRDLTALTEELRDARPDLVFNLVDETEGLHHLNVLAPLLLEMLGLPFTGCRHQAMAVTTDKVLAKRALRLAGVRTPDWISPDEGGGEARPGTYLLKPRYGDASIGLDEDHLEMYRDPESARRRATADRFAEAFVEGREFNVGIIDEGGAPRVLPIAEIDFHDYPEGKPKIVGYRAKWDESSFEYGHTARNFDFPAGDEPLLGRLGETALLCWRLFGLGGYGRVDFRVDGEGIPWVLEVNGNPGLGSDAGLAAAAERAGIGYGELIETIAREALRRS, encoded by the coding sequence GTGCGCATAGTCGTTCTGCACACGGAAGTCCTCCCCGGCGCCCGACCGGACGAGGCGGGAATCGTGAACGACGCCATCGAGGTCGCCGCGGCGCTCGACAAGGCGGGGCATGACACCCGGCGCGCCTCCCTCCGGCACCGGGATCTCACGGCGCTCACCGAAGAACTCCGAGACGCCCGCCCCGATCTGGTCTTCAATCTCGTGGACGAGACGGAGGGGCTTCACCACCTGAACGTCCTCGCCCCCCTCCTTCTGGAGATGCTCGGTCTCCCGTTCACGGGGTGCCGGCATCAGGCGATGGCGGTGACGACCGACAAGGTCCTCGCCAAACGCGCGCTCCGCCTCGCCGGCGTAAGAACCCCCGATTGGATCTCCCCGGATGAGGGCGGCGGGGAGGCCCGCCCGGGGACCTACCTGCTCAAGCCCCGCTACGGCGACGCGTCCATCGGTTTGGACGAGGATCACCTCGAGATGTACCGCGATCCGGAGTCGGCGCGCCGCCGCGCGACGGCGGACCGGTTCGCCGAAGCCTTCGTGGAGGGGAGGGAATTCAACGTCGGGATCATCGACGAAGGGGGCGCGCCCCGCGTATTGCCGATCGCGGAGATCGATTTTCACGACTACCCGGAGGGGAAACCGAAGATCGTCGGATACCGGGCCAAGTGGGACGAATCCTCCTTCGAATACGGCCACACGGCGAGAAACTTCGACTTCCCCGCCGGCGACGAACCCCTCCTCGGGCGACTCGGGGAGACGGCGCTTCTCTGCTGGCGCCTTTTCGGCCTGGGCGGCTACGGGCGCGTCGACTTCCGGGTCGACGGCGAGGGAATCCCCTGGGTGCTCGAGGTGAACGGCAACCCCGGGCTGGGGAGCGACGCCGGGCTCGCGGCGGCGGCGGAGAGGGCCGGTATCGGATACGGCGAACTGATCGAGACCATCGCGCGGGAGGCGCTCCGACGGTCATGA
- a CDS encoding D-alanine--D-alanine ligase, with the protein MRVGFTFDRKEDHLAGGMAPEQAAEFDGAGTIDAIGRAVASLGHEVDPVGNVKSLVRRLAAGDRWELVFNIAEGVTGFGREAQIPALLEAYGIPYTFSDPLALCVTLHKATAKRVAASLGVPTPPFGVVESEEDIRNIRLPFPLFAKPLAEGSSKGISAASVIRSGAELEAVCRDLLRRFEQPVLVEAYLPGREFTVGVLGTGPGAETLGVLEITLAGNAERGAYSFDNKQRFADRVGYALCDDPALAGACSSVALDAWRALGCRDAGRVDIRLDESGGPQFLEINPLAGLDPVSGDLPILCRSAGVPYETLIKRIIESASRRCEANRPCA; encoded by the coding sequence ATGCGAGTCGGTTTCACCTTCGACCGGAAAGAAGATCACCTGGCCGGGGGCATGGCCCCGGAACAGGCGGCCGAATTCGACGGCGCCGGCACCATCGACGCCATCGGACGCGCCGTCGCCTCACTCGGCCACGAGGTCGATCCCGTCGGCAACGTGAAGAGCCTGGTCCGCCGCCTCGCCGCGGGGGACCGCTGGGAGCTGGTCTTCAACATCGCCGAGGGGGTTACGGGGTTCGGCCGGGAAGCGCAGATCCCCGCCCTCCTGGAGGCGTACGGCATCCCTTACACCTTTTCCGATCCCCTGGCGCTCTGCGTCACCCTTCACAAGGCGACGGCCAAGAGAGTCGCGGCGTCCCTCGGCGTTCCGACCCCTCCATTCGGGGTCGTCGAATCGGAAGAGGACATTCGAAACATCAGACTCCCCTTCCCTCTCTTCGCCAAACCGCTGGCGGAGGGCTCGAGCAAGGGGATCTCGGCGGCTTCGGTGATCCGTTCCGGGGCCGAGTTGGAAGCGGTCTGCCGGGATCTTCTCCGCCGATTCGAGCAGCCGGTCCTGGTCGAAGCCTATCTCCCGGGACGGGAGTTCACCGTGGGCGTTCTGGGAACGGGCCCGGGCGCGGAAACGCTGGGCGTGCTGGAGATCACGCTCGCCGGAAACGCCGAGCGGGGGGCCTATTCCTTCGACAACAAACAGCGCTTCGCCGACCGGGTGGGGTACGCCCTCTGCGACGATCCCGCGCTCGCCGGCGCCTGTTCGTCCGTCGCACTCGATGCGTGGCGGGCCCTCGGCTGCCGCGACGCGGGTCGGGTCGACATCCGTCTCGACGAATCCGGCGGTCCGCAGTTCCTGGAGATCAACCCTCTGGCCGGGCTCGATCCGGTCTCGGGCGACCTGCCCATCCTCTGCCGCTCGGCGGGCGTCCCCTACGAGACGCTCATCAAGCGCATCATCGAATCGGCCTCGCGCCGATGCGAGGCGAACCGGCCGTGCGCATAG
- a CDS encoding KamA family radical SAM protein translates to MAPKRTRRKSAAVAVHEETTLIEEPPGPGLTTRILRDREPFSISELLPSPTDWKPRQSRPSTSARSRDFLRRHFPGTGLAEWNDWKWQMRNRFVSIESLRRILAISPGEEAAIRGIHRALPVGITPYYASLIDPEDAGQPLRRTVMPVTDELVVGPGEKLDPLAEDAYSPVPGLVHRYPDRALFLVVGTCSVYCRYCTRSRAVGNPSEYRFGRTQWERALAYIEATPSIRDVLLSGGDPFCLSDQQLEYLLARLRRIPHVEFLRIGTKIPVVLPQRIRPPLVRMLRRYAPLAVSIHFTHPDELTPEVEEACTRLADAGIMLGSQTVLLKGINDDVHTMKRLFHGLLRIRVRPYYVYQCDPIIGSAHFRTPVEKAIELIEGLRGHTTGYAVPSFVIDAPGGGGKIPIQPQYMIGREGDDILLRNYEGKVFRYHDPLPPSDD, encoded by the coding sequence ATGGCTCCGAAAAGAACGCGGAGAAAATCCGCGGCAGTCGCTGTTCACGAAGAAACGACCTTGATCGAGGAACCTCCCGGTCCCGGCTTGACCACCAGGATCTTGCGGGACCGTGAACCCTTCTCCATTTCCGAACTTCTCCCGTCTCCCACTGATTGGAAACCGCGCCAGTCACGGCCCAGCACGAGCGCGCGATCGCGTGATTTCCTCCGGCGCCACTTCCCCGGAACGGGGCTCGCCGAATGGAACGACTGGAAGTGGCAGATGCGGAACCGGTTCGTATCGATCGAATCGCTTCGTCGGATCCTGGCGATCTCTCCCGGCGAAGAAGCCGCGATCCGGGGCATTCACCGCGCGCTCCCCGTGGGAATCACCCCCTATTACGCGAGCCTCATCGATCCGGAGGACGCCGGCCAACCCCTGCGCCGCACCGTCATGCCGGTCACGGACGAGTTGGTCGTCGGACCGGGCGAAAAGCTCGATCCCCTCGCCGAGGACGCCTACAGCCCGGTGCCGGGGCTCGTCCACCGTTACCCGGACCGCGCCCTCTTCCTCGTGGTCGGCACCTGCTCGGTCTATTGTCGATACTGCACCCGATCCCGAGCGGTGGGAAATCCATCGGAATACCGCTTCGGCCGCACGCAATGGGAGCGCGCCCTCGCCTACATCGAAGCGACGCCTTCCATTCGGGACGTGCTCCTCTCGGGCGGCGATCCCTTCTGTCTTTCGGACCAACAGCTGGAATACCTGCTGGCGCGGCTCCGTCGGATCCCTCACGTCGAGTTTCTGCGGATCGGCACCAAGATACCCGTCGTCCTCCCGCAGAGGATCCGTCCCCCCCTCGTCCGGATGCTGCGCCGGTACGCCCCTCTGGCGGTCAGCATTCATTTCACGCACCCCGACGAGCTGACGCCGGAGGTGGAGGAAGCCTGCACCCGCCTCGCCGACGCCGGGATCATGCTCGGCAGCCAGACGGTCCTCCTCAAGGGAATCAACGACGACGTGCACACGATGAAACGGTTGTTCCACGGGCTGCTTCGGATCCGCGTCCGTCCCTACTACGTGTATCAGTGCGATCCGATCATCGGCTCCGCTCACTTCCGCACCCCCGTGGAGAAGGCGATCGAGCTGATCGAAGGGCTCCGGGGACACACCACCGGATACGCGGTGCCCTCTTTCGTCATCGACGCGCCGGGAGGCGGCGGCAAGATCCCGATCCAGCCGCAATATATGATCGGCCGCGAGGGGGACGACATCCTCCTCCGCAATTACGAGGGGAAGGTCTTCCGATATCACGATCCGCTCCCTCCGTCGGACGACTAG
- a CDS encoding 3-isopropylmalate dehydratase: MTVWKYGDDVNTDMLFPGKYTYTCATAEEIKPHLLEDLDPEFAGKAREGDIIFGGKNFGCGSSREQPTLGLKAVGVRAIVAKSFARIFYRSSINQGLLLVECPEAVDAYKEGDGVELDATAGEIRVGGKAFAFPKLPPEILAIRDAGGLLPYTREMLKKK; encoded by the coding sequence ATGACAGTCTGGAAATACGGGGACGACGTCAACACGGACATGCTGTTTCCGGGTAAATACACCTACACCTGCGCCACGGCGGAAGAGATCAAGCCGCATCTTCTCGAGGACCTGGATCCCGAATTCGCGGGGAAGGCGCGGGAAGGCGATATTATTTTCGGTGGAAAGAACTTCGGATGCGGTTCCTCCCGCGAACAACCCACCCTCGGGCTGAAGGCGGTTGGTGTTCGGGCGATCGTGGCGAAAAGTTTCGCCCGGATCTTCTACCGTTCCTCCATCAATCAAGGACTGCTCCTCGTCGAGTGCCCCGAGGCGGTGGACGCCTACAAAGAAGGCGACGGGGTGGAACTGGACGCGACGGCCGGCGAGATCCGCGTCGGCGGGAAGGCCTTCGCCTTCCCCAAGCTCCCGCCCGAGATCCTGGCGATCCGGGACGCCGGCGGGCTTCTCCCCTACACCCGTGAGATGCTGAAAAAAAAGTAG
- a CDS encoding 3-isopropylmalate dehydratase large subunit: MGKTFAEKVLAAKSGQAEVVPGQIVIVSPDHLLTHDNTSAIVGKIKDDLEEHGVARAEMPVIVLDHVIPAASEKHAANHRTAREFAEKQKLPHFYDIGVGVCHQVLMEKGHALPGRLIVGSDSHTCSYGAVGVFSTGVDRTESAALYLRGETWLRVPDTIKITLHGKLRPGVSAKDLVLTIIGDIGADGAAYQAVEFHGDVKNLSIEERFTIANMGVEMGAKIAVFPVDGAARAYLASIGVDEKAYEPVWADEDAHYIRKLSYDMDAIEPVVAAPHTVDNIKKVSELEGLEIDQCLIGTCTNGRLSDFAAAASILKGKKVSPRTRLLVLPASRAIYEEAMEKGILAILSRAGGVVLPPGCGPCLGAHQGALAPGEKCLSTANRNFKGRMGCKEAEIYLAGPETVAASAIHGRLTDPRKEMTR; the protein is encoded by the coding sequence ATGGGTAAAACGTTCGCAGAGAAAGTGCTGGCCGCGAAATCGGGCCAGGCTGAGGTGGTCCCCGGGCAGATCGTGATCGTGAGCCCCGACCATCTGCTGACCCACGACAACACCTCGGCGATCGTGGGCAAGATCAAGGATGATCTCGAGGAACACGGCGTGGCGCGCGCGGAGATGCCGGTGATCGTGCTGGATCACGTCATCCCGGCGGCGTCGGAGAAGCACGCCGCCAATCATCGAACCGCCCGGGAGTTCGCCGAGAAACAAAAGCTACCGCACTTCTACGACATCGGCGTCGGCGTTTGCCACCAAGTGCTGATGGAGAAAGGGCACGCCCTCCCGGGGCGGCTCATCGTGGGGAGCGACTCCCACACCTGCTCCTACGGCGCCGTCGGCGTCTTCTCCACCGGCGTGGACCGCACAGAATCCGCCGCGCTCTACCTCCGCGGCGAAACCTGGCTCCGCGTGCCGGACACCATCAAGATCACTCTTCACGGGAAGCTTCGCCCCGGCGTCTCCGCGAAGGACCTCGTGCTGACCATCATCGGCGACATCGGCGCCGACGGCGCGGCTTATCAGGCGGTGGAGTTCCACGGCGACGTAAAGAACCTCTCCATCGAGGAGCGTTTCACCATCGCCAACATGGGCGTGGAGATGGGCGCCAAGATCGCCGTCTTCCCCGTCGACGGCGCGGCGCGGGCTTATCTCGCCTCCATCGGCGTCGACGAGAAAGCGTACGAGCCCGTATGGGCCGATGAAGACGCGCACTACATCCGCAAGCTCTCCTACGACATGGACGCCATCGAGCCGGTCGTCGCCGCCCCCCACACGGTGGACAACATCAAAAAGGTGAGCGAACTCGAGGGGCTGGAGATCGATCAGTGCTTGATCGGCACCTGCACCAACGGGCGGCTGAGTGATTTCGCCGCCGCGGCGTCGATCTTGAAGGGGAAGAAGGTGTCGCCCCGCACGCGGCTCCTCGTTCTCCCCGCGTCCCGCGCGATCTACGAAGAAGCGATGGAGAAGGGAATACTGGCGATCCTCTCCCGGGCGGGCGGCGTGGTGCTCCCGCCGGGATGCGGGCCCTGCCTGGGCGCCCACCAGGGCGCGCTCGCCCCGGGCGAGAAGTGTCTCAGCACGGCGAACCGGAACTTCAAGGGACGCATGGGCTGTAAAGAGGCCGAGATCTATCTGGCAGGCCCGGAGACGGTGGCCGCCTCGGCGATCCACGGACGGTTGACCGATCCGCGCAAGGAGATGACCCGATGA
- a CDS encoding 3-isopropylmalate dehydratase large subunit, with protein MGKTIIEKILGAHGGKEVSPGEIVDITIDVRVARDFGGANVVKNIRENGLGIDDPSKTFFTFDCNPGGSDQKYATNQQICRLFAREHGIRVYDIDQGIGTHLAIDEGLAVPGSTLVSTDSHANILGAIGAFGQGMGDVDIAHAWAFGRVWFKVPPSVKILFRGKPAPEAGPKDLVLAALRKLGANTLLGYAAEFYGEVIDELDLAGRVTMASMATEMAGIIALFPPNSMILDFCSRAAGRRLDPVLADPDAVYAQTFEIDVTDLAPQISRPGHPEDVVDVASVAGSKIDSAFIGSCTNGRYEDMAAAAAVLKGRRVAPGVVLKIVPGTDAVWRRCLDEGIIDIFKKAGALVGNAGCAGCAAGQIGQNGPGEVTISTGNRNFAGKQGKGEVYLASPETVAASAIAGVITLPGSMPAEPVLFSPGKRTAAETGAKPAPKKTDRPTVFRGRAWVIDVDNIDTDMIYHNRYLAITDIREMGQYTFDNLAGYEDFAKNARPGDIVVVPKNFGAGSSRQQAVDCFESLGVSCIVGESFGAIYERNAINKGFPIVTARLIGEGIENGQIIEVDLDNGRIKIPSGKEIRGAFSDVQMAIYKKGGLLGG; from the coding sequence ATGGGGAAGACCATCATCGAAAAGATCCTCGGCGCCCATGGCGGCAAGGAGGTTTCTCCCGGCGAGATCGTCGACATCACGATCGACGTCCGCGTGGCCCGCGACTTCGGCGGCGCCAACGTCGTGAAAAACATCCGCGAAAACGGTTTGGGGATCGATGATCCGTCCAAAACCTTTTTCACGTTCGACTGTAATCCCGGCGGATCGGATCAGAAATACGCCACCAACCAACAGATCTGCCGCCTCTTCGCGCGCGAACACGGGATCCGTGTGTACGACATCGACCAGGGGATCGGGACCCATCTGGCGATCGACGAAGGGCTCGCGGTTCCGGGATCCACCCTCGTCTCCACCGACTCCCACGCCAACATCCTGGGAGCGATCGGCGCCTTCGGCCAGGGGATGGGAGACGTGGACATCGCCCACGCCTGGGCTTTCGGCCGGGTCTGGTTCAAGGTCCCTCCATCCGTGAAGATCCTCTTCCGGGGGAAGCCGGCGCCGGAGGCGGGGCCGAAAGACCTCGTGCTCGCCGCACTCCGGAAGCTCGGCGCGAACACGCTGCTCGGATACGCCGCGGAGTTTTACGGCGAAGTCATCGACGAACTGGATCTCGCCGGCCGAGTGACCATGGCCTCCATGGCGACCGAGATGGCCGGTATCATCGCCCTATTCCCTCCGAACAGCATGATACTGGACTTCTGCTCGCGGGCGGCAGGCCGGCGGCTGGACCCGGTCCTCGCCGATCCGGACGCCGTTTATGCCCAAACCTTCGAGATCGACGTGACGGATCTCGCCCCGCAGATCTCACGGCCGGGACACCCTGAGGACGTTGTGGACGTAGCCTCCGTCGCCGGCTCGAAAATCGATTCCGCCTTCATCGGATCGTGCACGAACGGACGGTATGAGGACATGGCGGCCGCCGCCGCGGTTTTGAAGGGGCGCCGGGTGGCGCCCGGGGTCGTGCTGAAAATCGTCCCCGGCACCGACGCGGTCTGGAGGCGCTGCCTTGACGAAGGGATCATCGATATCTTCAAGAAGGCGGGGGCCCTGGTGGGGAACGCGGGATGCGCGGGATGCGCCGCCGGGCAGATCGGGCAGAACGGTCCGGGCGAGGTCACGATCAGCACCGGAAACCGGAACTTCGCCGGCAAACAGGGGAAGGGCGAAGTGTATCTCGCCTCGCCCGAAACCGTGGCGGCTTCGGCGATCGCCGGCGTGATCACCCTTCCCGGCTCCATGCCCGCCGAGCCGGTCCTCTTCTCCCCCGGCAAGCGGACGGCGGCCGAGACGGGCGCGAAACCGGCGCCGAAAAAGACCGACCGGCCGACCGTGTTCCGAGGCAGGGCTTGGGTGATCGACGTAGACAACATCGACACGGACATGATCTATCACAACCGTTATCTCGCCATCACCGACATCCGGGAGATGGGCCAGTATACCTTCGACAATCTCGCGGGCTACGAGGACTTCGCGAAAAACGCCCGGCCCGGCGACATCGTCGTCGTTCCCAAAAACTTCGGCGCCGGATCGTCGAGACAACAGGCGGTGGACTGTTTCGAGAGCCTGGGCGTTTCCTGCATCGTCGGCGAGTCCTTCGGCGCGATCTACGAACGGAACGCCATCAACAAAGGATTTCCGATCGTGACGGCGCGGCTGATCGGCGAAGGGATCGAGAACGGGCAGATCATCGAGGTCGACCTCGACAACGGCAGGATCAAGATCCCTTCAGGGAAGGAGATCCGAGGCGCTTTTTCCGACGTTCAAATGGCGATCTATAAAAAGGGCGGCCTGCTGGGCGGCTGA
- a CDS encoding Tat pathway signal protein, whose product MRKRLHPLLRRFRLIPGAAVIAVAAVAAGCGGASEEARESVSFSAERAEAFLDTLEERTFLYFWETADPRTGLAPDRAPTRSFMSTAATGFALTAYPIGAERGYVTREAAAERVRTTLHFFLRAPRGTDPSACAGHRGFFYHFLDRETGCRFGEVELSTVDTALLLAGALFCRGYFDRDEPVEGEIRAATDSLYARVDWTWAQPRAPMIVHGWTPEAGFLPYDWRGYNEAMILYILALASPTHPVGADAYEAWLAGYRWGEFHGREQIGFAPLFGHQYTHVWIDFRGVQDRFTREKGIDYFENSRRAALSQRDYAVENPGGWIGYGELAWGLTACDGPVHGQWTIGGRERRFQTYWARGASFTEIQDDGTLCPSAAAASIAFAPDVVLPTLLAMRAEHGGRLFSDYGFLDSFNPTFVLDVPVQHGRVHGAKGWYDTDYIGIDQGPILAMIENHRTGLVWSVMRRNPHILRGLRAAGFTGGWLDTARADR is encoded by the coding sequence ATGCGAAAACGTTTACATCCTCTCCTTAGACGGTTTCGTCTCATTCCCGGCGCGGCGGTAATCGCGGTCGCGGCGGTCGCGGCCGGATGCGGGGGTGCTTCCGAGGAGGCGCGCGAAAGCGTTTCCTTCTCCGCCGAACGGGCGGAGGCTTTTCTCGACACGCTCGAGGAGAGGACCTTCCTCTATTTCTGGGAGACCGCCGATCCCCGCACCGGGCTCGCGCCGGACCGCGCCCCGACCCGTTCCTTCATGAGCACGGCCGCCACCGGTTTCGCGCTCACCGCCTACCCGATCGGCGCGGAGCGGGGATACGTCACCCGGGAGGCCGCGGCGGAACGGGTCCGCACGACACTCCACTTCTTCCTTCGAGCGCCCCGGGGGACCGATCCCTCCGCCTGCGCCGGGCACCGCGGCTTCTTCTATCATTTCCTCGACCGCGAGACGGGATGCCGTTTCGGCGAGGTGGAGCTCTCCACCGTCGACACCGCCCTCCTCCTGGCCGGCGCCCTCTTCTGCCGCGGATATTTCGACCGCGACGAGCCGGTGGAGGGGGAAATCCGGGCGGCGACGGATTCCCTCTACGCCCGCGTCGATTGGACCTGGGCGCAGCCCCGCGCGCCGATGATCGTCCACGGCTGGACGCCGGAGGCGGGCTTCCTCCCCTATGACTGGCGCGGTTACAACGAGGCGATGATTCTCTACATTCTCGCCCTCGCCTCGCCCACCCACCCTGTCGGCGCGGACGCCTACGAGGCGTGGCTCGCCGGGTACCGCTGGGGCGAGTTCCACGGCCGCGAACAGATCGGTTTCGCTCCCCTCTTCGGCCATCAATACACCCACGTATGGATCGACTTCCGCGGCGTCCAAGATCGTTTCACTCGTGAAAAGGGAATCGACTATTTCGAGAACTCCCGCCGCGCGGCGCTCTCCCAGAGGGATTACGCCGTCGAAAACCCGGGCGGTTGGATCGGCTACGGCGAACTCGCCTGGGGGCTCACCGCCTGCGACGGACCGGTGCATGGACAATGGACGATCGGCGGGAGGGAGAGGCGATTCCAAACCTATTGGGCGAGGGGCGCCTCGTTCACGGAGATCCAGGACGACGGCACCCTCTGCCCGTCGGCGGCCGCCGCGTCGATCGCCTTCGCCCCCGATGTCGTCCTCCCGACCCTTCTCGCCATGCGCGCCGAGCACGGCGGCCGCCTTTTCTCCGACTACGGATTCCTAGACTCCTTCAATCCGACATTCGTCCTCGACGTGCCGGTGCAGCACGGACGCGTGCACGGCGCGAAGGGCTGGTATGACACCGACTACATCGGGATCGACCAGGGTCCGATCCTGGCGATGATCGAGAACCACAGGACCGGGTTGGTATGGAGCGTGATGCGGCGCAACCCGCACATCCTACGGGGTCTCCGGGCGGCCGGCTTCACGGGCGGGTGGTTGGACACCGCGCGGGCCGACCGATGA
- a CDS encoding sugar ABC transporter substrate-binding protein has protein sequence MTRDGDRRRAPGRFTARTLFRFLLFLSFAAALGVSCRDSGDARRTLRFWAMGREGEVVQELMSGFEGENPGLHVEVQQIPWSAAHEKLLTAHVGRSTPDVAQIGNTWIAEFVALRALERLDERAARSAGVPEESFFPGIWDTNIIDGALYGIPWYVDTRVLFYRKDILARTGRDAVPETWEEWREAMMEIKASADPDHYAVFLPTNEPTQAVIFGLQAGSTLLAENGTRGAFSGPAFRRAFRFYIDLFRDGLAPPVSNTEVSNLYREFARGYFAMYITGPWNLGEFRNRLPEELQDEWAVAPLPGPGSADAGVSLAGGSSLVLFRESREKEDAWRLVEFLSRPENQLRFYHLTGDLPARVEAWRDSALAGDPRINAFETQLRRVVSTPKVPEWEQIATRVMMRAEEAIRGSAPPDSALAALDRDVDRILEKRRWMIERERETAASPEEGS, from the coding sequence ATGACCCGGGACGGTGACCGGCGGCGCGCCCCCGGCCGTTTCACCGCCCGAACGCTCTTCCGCTTTCTCCTTTTCCTCTCGTTCGCGGCGGCGCTCGGCGTCTCCTGCCGGGACTCGGGCGACGCCCGCCGCACCCTCCGTTTTTGGGCGATGGGGAGGGAGGGGGAGGTGGTTCAGGAGCTAATGAGCGGTTTCGAGGGGGAGAACCCGGGGCTTCACGTCGAGGTGCAGCAGATCCCCTGGTCGGCGGCTCACGAGAAGCTTCTCACCGCTCACGTCGGCCGGTCCACGCCGGACGTCGCCCAGATCGGCAACACGTGGATCGCCGAGTTCGTCGCCCTCCGCGCGCTGGAGCGGCTGGACGAGCGCGCGGCGCGCTCCGCCGGCGTCCCGGAGGAGTCTTTCTTCCCCGGCATCTGGGACACAAACATCATCGACGGCGCGCTCTACGGAATCCCCTGGTACGTGGACACACGCGTTCTTTTCTATCGAAAGGATATCCTGGCGCGCACCGGACGGGACGCCGTTCCGGAGACGTGGGAGGAGTGGCGGGAGGCGATGATGGAGATCAAGGCGTCCGCCGATCCCGATCATTACGCCGTCTTTCTGCCGACCAACGAGCCGACGCAGGCGGTGATCTTCGGCCTCCAGGCGGGGTCGACCCTCCTCGCGGAAAACGGCACGCGGGGCGCTTTCTCGGGCCCCGCCTTTCGGCGCGCGTTCCGGTTCTACATCGATCTCTTCCGTGACGGTCTCGCCCCGCCGGTGAGCAACACGGAGGTGTCCAACCTCTACCGGGAATTCGCGCGCGGCTATTTCGCGATGTACATCACCGGTCCCTGGAACCTGGGTGAGTTCCGGAACCGGCTCCCGGAGGAGTTGCAGGACGAGTGGGCGGTCGCGCCCCTTCCCGGTCCGGGATCCGCCGACGCGGGGGTCTCCCTCGCCGGCGGATCGAGCCTCGTTCTTTTCCGGGAATCTCGTGAAAAGGAGGACGCCTGGCGGCTCGTGGAGTTTCTTTCCCGCCCCGAGAACCAGCTCCGTTTCTACCATCTCACCGGAGACCTGCCGGCGCGCGTCGAGGCGTGGCGGGATTCCGCCCTCGCCGGCGATCCGAGAATCAACGCTTTCGAAACGCAGCTCCGGCGGGTGGTCTCCACGCCCAAGGTTCCCGAGTGGGAGCAGATCGCCACGCGGGTGATGATGCGCGCCGAGGAGGCGATACGCGGCAGCGCGCCCCCCGACTCGGCCCTAGCGGCGCTCGACCGGGACGTGGATCGGATTCTGGAGAAGAGGCGTTGGATGATCGAACGGGAGAGGGAAACCGCGGCTTCTCCGGAGGAAGGGTCGTGA